The region TCGGGCGAGACATAGACCTCCAGCATCTCGTCGCCCTTGACGGCATAGGCCTCGATCATGCCGTCCTCCATCTCGATCTTGCGGACCTCGTAGCCCATGCCGGTCAGCGCGGTGGTGACGGCCTCCTCGGTCATGCCCAGTTCGGTATCGACGGCGATGGCCTCGCCCTCGGCAAGGGCGAAGAGGGGCACGGCGGCCAGAATCGCGGCGAGGGTCAGTTTGCGCATAGGGGGTTCCTTTCCTGTATCGGCGCGGCGTTGTGCCTGGGCCTTGAGGGGAAAGAAGCCGGATGCCTTGCCCTGC is a window of Paracoccus zhejiangensis DNA encoding:
- a CDS encoding PepSY domain-containing protein produces the protein MRKLTLAAILAAVPLFALAEGEAIAVDTELGMTEEAVTTALTGMGYEVRKIEMEDGMIEAYAVKGDEMLEVYVSPETGKVTKMGED